A region from the Nonlabens sp. YIK11 genome encodes:
- a CDS encoding aldo/keto reductase, with amino-acid sequence MKYKKYIAGAVPVSEIGLGAWQLGAQSGWKNMSERDAIRLVQEATDLGVNFFDTAPNYGHGTSEERLGKSLKNVNRSDIVINTKFGHSKEGQINFDAANIRTSLEASLKRLQTDYVDSLIIHSPPASYLDGFKNDHYDILEQLVIEGKIKGYGASLDTYEDMKTLMDTTNAKVIEVFFNMLHQDTAKGFDQAQKQNIGIIAKIPLDSGWLTGKYSAHSHFDGIRSRWSPKDIETRALLVEKIQSIVGDEHSLLESALAFCRSYDAVSTVIPGTTSVEQLRRNVESTRISLPASTIKDLEDFYDKEVAHLQLPW; translated from the coding sequence ATGAAATACAAAAAATACATCGCTGGTGCTGTTCCAGTTTCAGAAATTGGTTTAGGAGCCTGGCAATTAGGAGCACAATCTGGTTGGAAAAACATGAGCGAACGAGATGCGATACGTTTGGTTCAAGAAGCTACGGATTTGGGAGTCAACTTTTTTGACACAGCGCCAAATTATGGGCACGGAACGAGTGAGGAACGCTTAGGCAAATCACTAAAGAATGTCAATCGCAGTGACATTGTGATCAATACCAAATTCGGCCATTCCAAGGAAGGTCAAATCAACTTTGATGCAGCGAACATAAGAACCTCCTTAGAAGCTAGTTTAAAAAGATTGCAAACGGATTATGTAGATTCTTTGATCATCCACAGCCCACCAGCTTCCTATTTGGATGGTTTTAAGAACGATCATTACGATATACTGGAGCAATTAGTTATAGAAGGTAAAATAAAAGGCTACGGCGCTTCTCTGGACACTTATGAGGACATGAAAACCTTGATGGATACTACCAATGCCAAAGTGATCGAGGTGTTTTTCAATATGCTCCATCAAGATACAGCAAAAGGTTTTGATCAAGCCCAAAAACAAAACATAGGCATCATTGCCAAAATACCACTGGATTCTGGATGGCTCACCGGGAAATACAGCGCCCATAGTCACTTTGATGGCATCAGAAGTAGATGGTCCCCAAAAGATATCGAGACCAGAGCTCTTTTGGTAGAAAAGATCCAATCCATTGTTGGCGATGAACATTCGCTGTTGGAGTCGGCGTTGGCTTTTTGCAGATCCTACGACGCCGTTTCTACCGTGATTCCGGGAACTACTAGTGTGGAACAATTAAGAAGAAATGTAGAAAGCACGCGCATTTCCTTGCCAGCTAGTACCATTAAGGATCTGGAAGATTTTTATGATAAAGAAGTAGCGCATTTACAGCTGCCTTGGTAA